In Bifidobacterium sp. ESL0775, the following are encoded in one genomic region:
- a CDS encoding TerC family protein, translating into MAETPLAFMIATYVVLAIFFVVDLFVIGRRPHVPSTKECVEHIAFFVAAALVFGGLIWWVSGSQPALEFYSGWLTEYSLSIDNLFVFVIIMTNFAVPKKLQRYVLSVGITIALLLRGLFILVGAAVVQRFTWVFFIFGAFLIYTAVKLVAGDDDDEEYHENAIIRVLRKVVKITDEYDGEKIRTVRDGKKFFTPMLIVFLTIGTTDVMFAFDSIPAIFGLTKDPFIVFTSNIFALLGLQQLYFLLGALLDKLEYLPYGLAVVLGFIGVKLVMEALHGNALPFINGGRPIPQVPEIPTWVSLIVIVIAIGTAAIASVVKMRLDGSKSGDHQGR; encoded by the coding sequence ATGGCCGAAACCCCTCTTGCGTTTATGATCGCCACCTATGTGGTGCTTGCAATTTTCTTCGTCGTCGATTTGTTCGTCATCGGCCGCAGGCCCCATGTCCCCTCCACTAAGGAGTGCGTGGAGCACATCGCGTTCTTCGTCGCCGCGGCGCTGGTTTTCGGGGGATTGATCTGGTGGGTCTCCGGCTCCCAGCCCGCGCTCGAGTTCTATTCCGGCTGGCTCACCGAGTATTCGCTGAGCATCGACAACCTCTTCGTCTTTGTCATCATCATGACGAATTTCGCCGTGCCCAAGAAACTGCAGCGCTACGTGCTGAGCGTCGGCATCACCATCGCGTTGTTGCTGCGCGGCCTCTTCATCCTCGTCGGAGCGGCCGTCGTCCAACGCTTCACCTGGGTCTTCTTCATCTTCGGCGCCTTCCTCATTTACACCGCCGTGAAACTGGTGGCGGGTGACGATGACGACGAGGAATACCACGAGAACGCCATCATCCGCGTGTTGCGCAAGGTGGTGAAGATCACCGACGAGTACGACGGCGAGAAGATCCGCACGGTGCGCGACGGCAAGAAGTTCTTCACCCCGATGCTCATCGTCTTCCTGACGATCGGCACCACCGACGTCATGTTCGCCTTCGATTCGATCCCGGCCATCTTCGGGCTGACCAAAGACCCGTTCATCGTCTTCACCTCCAACATCTTCGCGCTGCTCGGCCTCCAGCAGCTCTATTTCCTGCTCGGCGCCCTGCTCGACAAGCTGGAATACCTGCCGTACGGCCTGGCGGTGGTGCTCGGGTTCATCGGCGTCAAACTGGTGATGGAGGCGCTGCATGGCAACGCCTTGCCCTTCATCAATGGCGGCAGGCCGATTCCGCAAGTACCTGAGATTCCGACGTGGGTCTCCCTGATCGTTATCGTCATTGCAATCGGCACCGCGGCCATCGCCAGCGTCGTCAAGATGAGGCTCGATGGCAGCAAATCCGGGGACCATCAAGGCCGATAA
- the uvrB gene encoding excinuclease ABC subunit UvrB: protein MGFNIERTHHPFVVKAPYKPSGDQPEAIEEIARRIENGENDVVLMGATGTGKTATTAWLIERLQRPTLILEPNKTLAAQLCAEFRELMPDNAVSYFVSYYDYYQPEAYIPQTDTYIEKDSNVNDDVERLRHAATANLLTRDDCVVVATVSCIYGLGTPEEYAGRMLFLHEGEEINRDALLRKFVAMQYKRNDIAFTRGTFRVRGDTVEIIPVYEELAIRIEFFGDEIDRISTLHPLTGDVIAHEPQVHIFPASHYIAGLERTEHALKTIKEELVDRTAELRKQGKELEAQRLEMRTNYDLEMIQQVGFCSGIENYSRHFDEREPGSPPHTLLDFFPDDFLLVIDESHVTVPQIGGMYEGDASRKRTLVDNGFRLPSALDNRPLKWPEFLDRIGQTVYLSATPGDYELGLSDGVVEQVIRPTGLLDPKVEVRPVKGQIDDLLGEIKDRVAKHERVLVTTLTKKMAEDLTDYLLERDIKVEYLHSDVDTLRRVELLRELREGKIDVIVGINLLREGLDLPEVSLVAILDADKEGFLRSHRSLIQTIGRAARNVSGTVIMYADEVTDAMETAISETNRRREKQIAYNKEHGIDPKPLVKKISDVTDMLAKEDVDTETLLAGGYRDEKRAGSDKRIALTSLDDADLRKNHDAIVKAGLPAQDLADLIRQMSDQMHSAAEQLQFELAARLRDEIRDLKKELRQITEAQK from the coding sequence ATGGGGTTCAACATCGAGCGCACGCATCATCCGTTTGTGGTGAAGGCGCCGTACAAGCCGTCCGGCGACCAGCCGGAGGCCATCGAGGAGATCGCGCGGCGCATCGAGAACGGCGAGAACGACGTGGTGCTCATGGGCGCGACCGGCACCGGCAAGACCGCGACCACCGCCTGGCTCATTGAAAGGCTGCAAAGGCCCACGCTTATCCTGGAGCCCAACAAGACCCTGGCCGCGCAGCTGTGCGCCGAGTTCCGCGAGCTTATGCCGGACAACGCGGTGAGCTACTTCGTTTCGTATTACGATTATTACCAGCCCGAGGCCTACATTCCCCAGACCGACACCTACATCGAAAAGGACTCGAACGTCAACGACGACGTGGAGCGCCTGCGGCACGCCGCCACGGCGAACCTTCTGACCCGCGACGACTGCGTGGTGGTGGCCACCGTCTCCTGCATCTACGGCTTGGGCACGCCGGAGGAATACGCCGGACGCATGCTCTTCCTGCACGAGGGGGAGGAGATCAACCGGGACGCGCTCTTGCGCAAGTTCGTTGCCATGCAATACAAACGCAACGACATCGCCTTCACCCGCGGCACCTTCCGCGTGCGCGGCGACACCGTCGAGATCATCCCCGTCTACGAGGAATTGGCCATCCGTATCGAGTTCTTCGGCGACGAGATCGACCGCATCTCCACGCTACATCCGTTGACCGGCGACGTCATCGCCCACGAGCCGCAGGTCCACATCTTCCCGGCTTCGCATTACATCGCCGGCCTCGAGCGCACCGAACACGCGCTGAAGACCATCAAGGAGGAACTGGTCGACCGCACCGCCGAGCTGCGCAAACAGGGCAAGGAGCTGGAGGCCCAGCGCCTGGAGATGCGCACCAACTACGACCTGGAGATGATCCAGCAGGTCGGTTTCTGCTCCGGCATCGAGAACTACTCCCGCCACTTCGACGAACGCGAGCCGGGCAGCCCGCCGCACACCCTGCTCGATTTCTTCCCCGACGATTTCCTCTTGGTCATCGACGAATCCCACGTCACCGTCCCGCAGATCGGCGGCATGTACGAAGGCGACGCCAGCCGCAAGCGCACCTTGGTCGACAACGGGTTCCGCCTGCCCTCCGCGCTCGACAACAGGCCACTCAAATGGCCGGAGTTCCTTGACCGCATCGGCCAGACCGTCTATCTTTCCGCCACCCCCGGCGACTATGAGCTCGGACTTTCCGACGGCGTGGTCGAACAAGTCATCAGGCCCACCGGTCTCCTGGACCCGAAGGTCGAGGTGCGCCCGGTCAAGGGGCAGATCGACGACCTGCTCGGCGAGATCAAGGACCGCGTCGCCAAGCACGAGCGTGTGCTGGTGACCACCCTGACCAAGAAGATGGCCGAGGACCTGACCGATTACCTGCTGGAACGAGACATCAAGGTGGAGTACCTGCATTCCGATGTCGACACGCTGCGCCGTGTCGAGCTGCTGCGCGAGCTGCGTGAGGGCAAGATCGACGTCATCGTCGGCATCAACCTCTTGCGTGAGGGCCTCGATCTGCCCGAGGTCTCGTTGGTGGCGATTCTCGATGCAGACAAGGAAGGCTTCCTGCGCTCGCACCGTTCGTTGATCCAGACCATCGGCCGTGCCGCCCGCAACGTATCCGGCACCGTCATCATGTACGCCGACGAGGTCACCGACGCGATGGAGACGGCCATCAGCGAGACCAATCGTCGTCGCGAGAAGCAGATCGCCTACAACAAGGAGCACGGCATCGACCCGAAGCCATTGGTCAAGAAGATCAGCGACGTCACCGACATGCTTGCCAAGGAGGATGTGGACACCGAAACGCTTCTGGCCGGCGGATACCGCGACGAGAAGCGCGCCGGCAGCGACAAGCGCATCGCGCTGACCAGCCTGGACGACGCGGACTTGCGAAAGAACCACGACGCCATCGTCAAGGCGGGCCTGCCCGCGCAGGATCTGGCCGACCTCATCCGCCAGATGAGCGACCAGATGCATTCTGCTGCCGAACAGCTCCAGTTCGAGCTCGCCGCCCGCCTGCGCGACGAGATCCGCGACTTGAAGAAGGAACTCCGCCAGATCACCGAGGCCCAGAAGTAA
- the coaE gene encoding dephospho-CoA kinase (Dephospho-CoA kinase (CoaE) performs the final step in coenzyme A biosynthesis.), protein MRIGLTGGIAAGKSTVAAHLRQRGAHLIDYDQLARQVVEPGSEGIRRIAEEFGHDAVQADGSLDRQWMAAHVFSPQAAPDAKGRLDDIEHPLIYRRAQELERQIADDCERKEGGRGSQDGGDTDTANEARSSDAHSSSAEDSFSGPVIVHDVPLLAEVIDAIPFTFDHILTVEAPEEIRVQRMMETRGMSREQAEGRIRHQSSSAEREAIADVIIDSTLPIEQMFERLDMLFAQWR, encoded by the coding sequence ATGCGCATTGGACTCACCGGAGGCATCGCGGCCGGCAAAAGCACCGTCGCCGCCCATCTGAGGCAGCGTGGCGCCCATCTCATCGATTACGACCAGCTGGCCCGTCAGGTGGTCGAGCCTGGGAGCGAGGGAATCCGCCGGATTGCCGAGGAATTCGGCCACGATGCGGTGCAAGCTGATGGCTCGCTGGATCGCCAATGGATGGCGGCGCATGTGTTCTCCCCGCAGGCCGCTCCTGACGCCAAAGGGCGGCTTGACGACATCGAGCATCCGTTGATTTACCGGCGCGCCCAAGAACTCGAACGGCAGATTGCCGATGACTGTGAACGTAAGGAAGGTGGGCGGGGCTCCCAAGATGGAGGCGATACCGATACCGCGAATGAAGCTCGTTCATCGGATGCCCACTCGTCGTCTGCCGAGGATTCTTTTTCCGGCCCTGTCATTGTTCACGACGTGCCGTTGCTGGCCGAGGTCATCGACGCCATTCCATTTACGTTCGACCACATCCTTACTGTCGAGGCGCCGGAGGAGATCCGCGTTCAACGGATGATGGAGACGCGGGGGATGAGCCGTGAGCAGGCCGAGGGCAGGATACGCCACCAGTCCAGCAGCGCAGAGCGCGAGGCCATCGCCGACGTGATCATCGACTCGACACTTCCAATCGAACAAATGTTCGAGCGTCTTGATATGCTGTTCGCACAATGGCGGTGA
- the gnd gene encoding phosphogluconate dehydrogenase (NAD(+)-dependent, decarboxylating), whose translation MRQKEKETMETGIIGMGRMGSKMAERLRKGGHKVVSYDRSADTPRDVDSLSALIEALPTPRIVWIMVPAGEPTDSMVEQLAGQLEAGDLVIDGGNTCYRDDEGHAKTLVDKGIHFMDCGVSGGVWGSSRGYALMAGGSREDFDMVKPLLETLKPDDENGLVYAGPVGAGHYAKMIHNGIEYGMMQALGEGFATMMRSPYIEDPGKVMTSWRSGSVVASWLLDLLADAFSKDPTLSEMPPVANESGEAKWMVESAMELGVPTPVTGASLQVRQMSRGGADDVLRAVSYMRAEFGGHVTKK comes from the coding sequence ATAAGACAAAAAGAGAAGGAAACAATGGAAACTGGCATAATCGGTATGGGCCGGATGGGCAGCAAGATGGCCGAGCGTCTGCGCAAGGGAGGGCATAAGGTCGTCTCCTACGACCGTTCCGCCGACACGCCGCGCGACGTCGACAGCCTGTCCGCGTTGATCGAGGCCCTGCCCACGCCAAGGATCGTATGGATCATGGTGCCCGCAGGGGAGCCGACCGACTCGATGGTCGAGCAGTTGGCCGGGCAGCTTGAGGCCGGGGATCTGGTCATCGACGGCGGTAACACCTGCTATCGCGATGACGAGGGCCACGCGAAGACGCTTGTCGACAAAGGCATCCACTTCATGGACTGCGGCGTCTCCGGCGGCGTGTGGGGCTCCTCCCGCGGCTACGCGCTGATGGCCGGTGGCTCGCGCGAGGACTTCGACATGGTCAAGCCCCTGCTTGAGACGCTGAAGCCCGACGATGAGAACGGCTTGGTCTATGCAGGCCCGGTCGGCGCCGGACATTACGCGAAGATGATTCACAACGGCATCGAGTATGGCATGATGCAGGCGCTTGGCGAGGGCTTCGCCACCATGATGCGCAGCCCGTACATCGAAGATCCGGGCAAGGTCATGACCTCATGGCGCTCCGGTTCCGTGGTCGCCTCGTGGCTGCTCGACCTGCTCGCCGACGCGTTCAGCAAGGATCCCACGCTTTCCGAAATGCCTCCGGTGGCCAATGAGTCCGGAGAGGCCAAGTGGATGGTGGAATCCGCGATGGAGCTCGGTGTGCCCACGCCGGTGACCGGTGCCTCGCTGCAGGTTCGTCAGATGTCGCGTGGGGGCGCGGATGACGTCCTGCGCGCTGTTTCGTACATGCGCGCCGAGTTTGGAGGTCACGTCACCAAGAAGTAA
- the ulaG gene encoding L-ascorbate 6-phosphate lactonase: MAARNVSEVTRETWMQEVFPEWGTWLNEEIDRTKVPQGKFAMWWLGNMGIWLKTDQQTNLVVDFWCGTGKKTHDKPEMSDRHQWSRLTGGRTIQPNLRTIPMVMDPFSVTALDALLVTHYHHDHIDMNVVAAILQNVKEPIPFIGPQYAVDQWVAWGVPQERCRVVRPGDVLHIKDITINVVESFDRTVLITDPVKPEDRPDDDKVPDMDKRAVNYVIETSAGTIYHGGDSHYSTYYAEHGKRFDIDVALLAYGENPISVQDKMTSVDVLRATEALGAKVLIPLHWDVWSNMLANPHEVETLWRMRRERFDYKFHPMCWMPGGKFVYPDDKGKLEYYHERGFEDRYTHPVNVPFTAFL; the protein is encoded by the coding sequence ATGGCAGCACGCAACGTCAGCGAAGTCACCAGAGAGACTTGGATGCAAGAGGTCTTCCCGGAATGGGGAACGTGGCTGAACGAGGAAATCGATAGGACCAAGGTGCCACAGGGCAAATTCGCCATGTGGTGGCTCGGCAACATGGGCATTTGGCTCAAGACGGACCAGCAGACCAACCTCGTGGTTGATTTCTGGTGCGGCACCGGCAAGAAGACCCATGACAAACCGGAGATGTCCGATCGACATCAATGGTCGAGGTTGACCGGGGGTCGGACGATTCAGCCCAACCTGCGCACAATCCCCATGGTGATGGATCCGTTCTCCGTGACGGCGCTCGACGCGCTGTTGGTGACTCATTACCACCATGACCATATCGATATGAACGTTGTGGCTGCCATCCTGCAGAACGTCAAGGAGCCGATCCCGTTCATCGGTCCGCAATACGCGGTCGACCAATGGGTGGCTTGGGGCGTTCCGCAGGAGCGTTGCCGCGTCGTGCGCCCGGGCGATGTGCTGCATATCAAGGACATCACTATCAACGTTGTCGAGTCCTTCGACAGAACCGTGCTCATCACCGATCCGGTCAAGCCCGAGGACAGGCCGGACGACGACAAGGTCCCGGACATGGACAAGCGCGCCGTCAACTACGTCATCGAGACCTCCGCCGGCACGATCTACCACGGCGGCGATTCGCACTACTCCACGTATTACGCGGAGCACGGCAAGCGCTTCGACATCGACGTGGCGCTGCTCGCCTACGGCGAGAACCCGATTTCGGTGCAGGACAAGATGACCTCGGTCGACGTGCTGAGGGCCACCGAGGCGTTGGGGGCCAAGGTGCTCATCCCGCTTCATTGGGATGTGTGGAGCAACATGCTCGCCAATCCCCATGAGGTCGAGACGCTCTGGCGCATGCGCCGCGAGCGTTTCGACTACAAGTTCCATCCCATGTGCTGGATGCCGGGCGGGAAATTCGTCTATCCCGACGACAAAGGCAAGCTGGAATACTATCACGAGCGTGGCTTCGAAGACAGGTACACGCACCCCGTCAACGTTCCGTTCACGGCTTTCCTGTGA
- a CDS encoding PTS sugar transporter subunit IIB, whose translation MKIVCVCGFGVGSSVIAKMNIESILSEEGKDDISVETVDLGSIQGAPADIYVTTRELFDQFPDDCRDKTIVLTNFVDKDDIKTHLDERLASMGK comes from the coding sequence ATGAAAATTGTATGCGTTTGTGGATTCGGAGTCGGATCGAGCGTCATCGCCAAGATGAACATCGAAAGCATCCTCTCTGAGGAAGGCAAGGACGATATCTCGGTGGAGACCGTCGATCTGGGCAGCATACAGGGGGCACCTGCCGACATCTATGTGACCACCAGGGAGCTGTTCGACCAGTTCCCCGACGATTGCAGGGACAAGACCATCGTGCTCACCAATTTCGTCGACAAGGATGACATCAAGACGCATCTCGACGAACGTCTGGCATCGATGGGCAAATAA
- a CDS encoding PTS transporter subunit IIC, with amino-acid sequence MAVFNFIVYQLLSNQTIFLGLIALIGLLLQKKKFPQVIDGVVKTIIGLTVLTSGAGILMSTLSPVVQQLNKTLNVKGVLPTNDAVFGVVLKYAEPAQNAVIIFLLAFFLHLLLVRITPGKDFKNVYLTAHLELFLAAFMAVTLPGVLHTKNSIAIIAVGTVLNAVYYTYSPAITRKLSRDWTHDVSTLGFMDQVGSILAHFIGKWCGSQDPNQDADKMKLPKWASMFRDNTVVMFFLMPIIFIGIGLAVGQQGIQALSGTGAGSTNWILWLILQGFSFTAGIVILLQGVRMFIGSIVPAFKGISDKFLPGAVPALDAPTYFPYSPMGGMFGFLGSTVACILVCLGTVIFHSPVIVFPSPIIMYFDGNVMGVFGNKAGGWRGALAAGFVTGAISSLAVILFYPLTGAVYGSGLTWSNIDFALVWTPIMYVLKFITGLFV; translated from the coding sequence GTGGCTGTATTCAATTTTATTGTTTACCAGTTGCTGAGCAACCAGACCATATTCCTTGGCCTGATCGCTCTGATTGGTCTGCTGCTGCAGAAGAAGAAATTCCCTCAGGTCATTGACGGCGTCGTCAAGACCATCATCGGCCTGACCGTGCTGACTTCCGGCGCGGGCATCCTGATGAGCACCCTCTCGCCGGTCGTCCAGCAACTCAACAAGACCCTTAACGTCAAGGGCGTGCTGCCGACCAACGACGCTGTGTTCGGTGTCGTGCTCAAGTACGCCGAGCCGGCGCAGAACGCGGTCATCATCTTCCTGCTGGCGTTCTTCCTGCACCTGCTGCTCGTGCGTATCACTCCGGGCAAGGATTTCAAGAACGTGTACCTCACCGCGCACCTCGAGCTCTTCCTTGCCGCCTTCATGGCCGTGACGTTGCCCGGTGTCCTGCACACCAAGAACTCCATCGCCATCATCGCCGTTGGCACGGTGCTCAACGCTGTGTATTACACTTATTCGCCGGCTATCACCCGTAAGCTTTCTCGTGACTGGACCCATGACGTCTCAACGTTGGGCTTCATGGACCAGGTCGGCTCCATCCTCGCGCACTTCATCGGCAAGTGGTGCGGCAGCCAGGATCCCAACCAGGACGCGGACAAGATGAAGCTGCCGAAGTGGGCTTCGATGTTCCGCGACAACACCGTGGTCATGTTCTTCCTGATGCCCATCATCTTCATCGGCATCGGTCTGGCCGTCGGCCAGCAGGGCATCCAGGCGCTTTCCGGCACGGGCGCCGGCTCCACCAACTGGATCCTGTGGCTCATCCTGCAGGGCTTCTCGTTCACCGCCGGCATCGTCATCCTGCTTCAGGGCGTGCGTATGTTCATCGGCTCGATCGTCCCGGCGTTCAAGGGCATCTCCGACAAGTTCCTGCCTGGCGCCGTGCCCGCGCTTGACGCCCCGACGTACTTCCCGTATTCGCCGATGGGCGGCATGTTCGGCTTCCTCGGCTCCACCGTGGCCTGCATCCTGGTGTGCCTGGGTACCGTCATCTTCCATTCGCCGGTCATCGTCTTCCCCAGCCCGATCATCATGTACTTCGACGGCAACGTCATGGGCGTGTTCGGCAACAAGGCCGGTGGCTGGAGGGGCGCTCTGGCGGCTGGATTCGTCACCGGCGCGATTTCCTCCCTCGCGGTCATCCTGTTCTACCCGCTCACCGGCGCTGTTTACGGTTCCGGCCTGACCTGGTCGAACATCGACTTCGCGTTGGTGTGGACCCCGATCATGTACGTGCTCAAGTTCATCACCGGCCTGTTTGTATGA
- a CDS encoding PTS sugar transporter subunit IIA: protein MSVEEKVAQARHVQLNLHVNGWQEALSSAAQPLVDDGSIDPSYVQGMVDAVNKLGPYIVLAPGFALGHARPSAAVHRTCFSLATLAEPVEFGNKENDPVDIVAILAATGDDAHIQMLQKIVTFLNAGNGFAMLRGAETEDDIQAIVNKINEGE from the coding sequence ATGTCTGTAGAAGAGAAGGTCGCGCAGGCGCGGCACGTTCAACTGAATCTTCATGTCAATGGATGGCAGGAAGCCCTTTCGTCCGCGGCCCAGCCGTTGGTCGATGACGGAAGCATCGACCCGTCGTATGTGCAGGGCATGGTCGACGCGGTCAACAAGCTTGGCCCCTACATCGTCCTGGCGCCCGGGTTTGCCCTTGGCCACGCGCGTCCCAGCGCGGCCGTGCACCGCACCTGCTTCTCGCTGGCCACGCTGGCGGAACCGGTCGAGTTCGGCAATAAAGAGAACGACCCCGTCGACATTGTCGCCATTCTGGCCGCCACGGGCGATGACGCCCATATTCAGATGTTGCAAAAGATTGTCACCTTCCTCAACGCCGGGAATGGCTTCGCCATGCTCCGTGGCGCTGAAACGGAAGACGACATCCAGGCAATAGTTAACAAAATCAACGAAGGAGAATAG
- a CDS encoding MurR/RpiR family transcriptional regulator has protein sequence MDLSIIERIKACYPRLGASSRQLADYIINNSTNAASKTITEVSRESGVSTATLSRFARTLGYETFSQLRWALSSEINSQAKSVEDISAEDSPKTVAKKTLTANIATLTETFALINEHDLEQAKEYIVHSRKIAFYGLGGSNIVALDAYHKLMRMPLNVIYNIEYHMALMQTTSMGPKDCAIVISHTGNDTDTLDLAKSLQNNKVPIIVVTSFANSPLTEYGDVVFYSISKDSKTHFEALESLTSQLAINDCLYAMAAQYFGKLGDENRDRIRKVISMKHQV, from the coding sequence ATGGATTTGAGCATCATCGAACGAATCAAGGCGTGTTATCCGAGACTTGGGGCGAGCAGCCGCCAACTGGCCGACTACATCATCAACAACAGCACCAACGCCGCCTCCAAGACGATCACCGAGGTCTCCCGCGAAAGCGGCGTCTCCACCGCCACGCTTTCCCGCTTCGCCCGCACCCTTGGCTACGAGACGTTCTCCCAGCTGCGTTGGGCGCTTTCCAGCGAGATCAATTCCCAGGCGAAATCGGTGGAGGACATCAGCGCCGAGGACTCGCCGAAGACGGTGGCGAAAAAGACCCTGACGGCCAATATCGCGACGTTGACGGAGACCTTCGCGCTTATCAACGAGCATGACCTGGAGCAGGCCAAGGAATACATCGTCCATTCGCGCAAGATCGCTTTCTACGGGCTCGGCGGCTCCAACATCGTGGCGCTGGACGCCTACCACAAGCTGATGCGCATGCCGCTGAACGTGATCTACAACATCGAATACCACATGGCGCTGATGCAGACGACCTCCATGGGGCCCAAGGACTGCGCCATCGTGATCTCGCATACCGGCAACGACACGGACACGCTGGACCTTGCCAAGTCCCTGCAGAACAACAAGGTGCCCATCATCGTGGTCACCAGTTTCGCCAACTCCCCGCTCACCGAATATGGGGACGTGGTTTTCTACTCGATTTCGAAGGACTCGAAGACGCATTTCGAGGCCCTGGAATCGCTCACCTCGCAGTTGGCGATCAACGATTGCCTCTATGCCATGGCCGCGCAGTACTTCGGCAAGCTCGGCGATGAGAACCGCGACAGGATCCGCAAGGTCATTTCGATGAAGCACCAGGTCTGA
- the rpsA gene encoding 30S ribosomal protein S1, with amino-acid sequence MAENNNEVTKVAINDIGTEEDFIKAVDSTIKNFDDGDLVTGTVVKVDHDEVLLDIGYKTEGVIPSRELSIKKDVNPDEVVEVGDTVEALVVTKEDKEGRLILSKKRAQYERAWGDIEKIKNDDGVVEGTVIEAVKGGLIVDIGLRGFLPASLVEMRRVRDLSPYIGQKIKAKILELDKNRNNVVLSRRQYLEETQSEVRETFLAQLKKGQIREGTVSSIVNFGAFVDLGGVDGLIHVSELSWKHIDHPSEVVKVGDKVTVEVLDVDMDRERISLSLKATQEDPWQRFARTHVPGQIVKGKVTKIVQFGVFVSVEDGIEGLVHISELANRHVDNPETVVKQGEEIFVKVIDVDLDRRRISLSLKQANDSVDPSSEDFDPALYGMPADYDEDGNYKYPEGFDPQTNEWIAGYEKQREEWENQYAAAHDLWEQHKAFVAKELEGAEESAAEDGQGSRAEKAPQQESTKYSSDNESEGTLAGSDKLAALREELLKEKK; translated from the coding sequence ATGGCAGAAAACAATAACGAAGTCACCAAGGTCGCGATCAACGATATCGGCACCGAAGAAGACTTCATCAAGGCAGTCGATTCCACTATCAAGAATTTCGATGATGGTGATCTGGTCACGGGCACGGTCGTCAAGGTAGATCACGACGAAGTGCTGCTCGACATCGGCTACAAGACCGAGGGTGTCATTCCCTCCCGCGAACTTTCCATCAAGAAGGATGTCAATCCCGACGAAGTCGTTGAAGTCGGCGACACCGTCGAAGCCCTTGTCGTCACCAAGGAAGACAAGGAAGGACGTCTTATCCTGTCCAAGAAGCGTGCCCAGTATGAGCGCGCCTGGGGCGATATCGAGAAGATCAAGAACGACGACGGCGTTGTCGAAGGCACCGTCATCGAGGCTGTCAAGGGCGGCCTGATCGTCGACATCGGCCTGCGTGGCTTCCTGCCTGCATCGCTGGTCGAAATGCGTCGCGTCCGCGACCTTTCGCCTTACATCGGCCAGAAGATCAAGGCCAAGATCCTTGAGCTCGACAAGAACCGCAACAACGTGGTGCTCTCCCGTCGCCAGTATCTTGAGGAGACCCAGTCCGAGGTCCGCGAGACCTTCCTGGCGCAGCTCAAGAAGGGCCAAATCCGTGAAGGCACCGTTTCCTCCATCGTCAACTTCGGCGCGTTCGTCGATCTCGGCGGGGTGGACGGACTCATCCACGTTTCCGAGCTTTCCTGGAAGCACATCGACCATCCGTCCGAGGTCGTCAAGGTCGGCGACAAGGTCACCGTCGAGGTGCTCGACGTCGACATGGATCGCGAGCGTATTTCGCTCTCGCTCAAGGCGACGCAGGAAGATCCGTGGCAGCGTTTCGCGCGCACCCACGTTCCCGGGCAGATCGTCAAGGGCAAGGTCACCAAGATCGTGCAGTTCGGCGTGTTCGTTTCCGTCGAAGACGGCATCGAGGGCCTGGTCCACATTTCCGAGCTCGCCAACCGTCACGTCGACAACCCGGAGACCGTCGTCAAGCAGGGCGAGGAGATCTTCGTCAAGGTCATCGACGTCGATCTCGACCGTCGCCGCATCTCCCTGTCGCTGAAGCAGGCCAACGACTCCGTCGATCCGTCCAGCGAGGACTTCGATCCGGCGCTCTACGGCATGCCCGCCGATTACGACGAGGATGGCAACTACAAGTACCCCGAAGGCTTCGACCCGCAGACCAACGAATGGATCGCCGGTTACGAGAAGCAGCGCGAGGAGTGGGAGAACCAGTATGCGGCCGCCCACGATTTGTGGGAGCAGCATAAGGCGTTCGTCGCCAAGGAACTCGAAGGCGCGGAGGAATCCGCCGCCGAGGACGGCCAGGGCTCGCGCGCCGAGAAGGCCCCTCAGCAGGAATCCACCAAGTACTCTTCGGACAACGAATCCGAAGGCACGCTTGCCGGTTCCGACAAGCTCGCGGCGCTTCGTGAGGAGCTCCTCAAGGAAAAGAAGTGA